CTTTACAAAGGAGCCGCTGATGTCGACACCGACAAACATGGAGAGCCGCGGTTGCGGTTCTGCATCGGTCTCAAACCAGCCGCAGCTGATTGCAAAAACAGCAAACAGCAGCATCATCAACAAGGGTTTGCGTATCATACCAGTCTCCTTTTACTCTTCCTGTTCTGCGGGTTCAACAACGGTGACCTTGTCAATCAATGTACTAGAAGGCTGTATATCGGACAAGGTTTCAAACGGGATATCGAACAAATGTTTAGCCGTGAACAGAAAAATTAAAAAGTTGATAGCAGCTCCCACAATCTGCAGCGGCGGAATAGCAAAGGTACTGAGCAGGTATTCACCGCGCTGCTGCATCCAGTCGGTTTCATCGTGCAGACTTGAGAAAATGCCGGTGTGCTGTTGAATATACTTTTGGGTTCTTCCTTTTGTGTCTGCTGTTCCAGACCGCGGCCCTGAATGATCTGCAGGAGGGTTGGCGTTCCATAGGAGGCAAACAGGAACCAGGACAAACTGCGGACACTGAACCAGACAAAACAGGAAACAGCCAGTGTTCCCCAGATCCCCAGAGAAAAATCCGGCGAATACTGGGCAAACCAGGGAATCAACGATGCGACGAATTCACGGTAAAAGAATATCACTTCTACAAAAAGCACAACAATTTCAATCATTCCGATGCCGATGAGCGAAGAGACGTTTTTCTTTTTCGTCTGTTCCATAAACGTAGACAGAACGGCATAGCTTCCCAGCACGATAAAAAACAAAAAGATAAACAGCGGAATACGGATCGCATTTTCCGCCAGCATGCTACCGGTGATATTGGAAAAGGCGTCAATCACCAACGGCGTCATCACATAGGTAAAAATCGTGGCTTCGATGATACACCAGAACAGCGTCAGGGTAACCGCGATCCAGGGCACAGAGGACCCGACCACACCGCGTCCGATTGTGGACAACAGCCGAAATGGCAGCAGCACCAGATCTTTAATGATGGACCAGAGCCCAACCACAATCACCTTGAGCAGAGCAATCAGCGAGTAAACAAAACTGAACAAAAAGCGCAAAATACCGCCCCAAAATGTCACGATCGCCTTGCCCAGGTCCCACCAGGTTACCACCAATGCGACCACAAAGCGCTGCCGGTCATGGCGGAATATTACAGTGATAAATGCGGCAATCGTGATCCAGCAGGCGGCAATGAGCGCCAGCACCGGAAGCAGCAGAAACACACGTTTCAACAGCATGAGCACCATTGGGTCTGTCTGTCCCCAGCTGAATTGTACAAACTTTTGCTGAAAATAAACCGGGAAAAACAAAACAGACAAAAGGATGTGCAGTATGGAATTGGTTTGATTGATCATCTTTGTCTCCTTGTTGTTGCTGTATGGTTTTGCCTCGAATGATGGCAGGCGTGAAAGCAGTAAAGCTTCCATCATCATAGGGTATAAAACCAACCGGACAATTTTTATTCGTTTTCGGAGCTGATAAACTTGCTCTCCGGCGGTCCCAGATAACTGGCTTTCAATCCGCCGGTATCGATCACAATCTTTTGTAAAACCACGGCGGGATCAACCATCCAGAATTTCACAACATGGGCACCGGGACCGGAGACCGGGTGCCGGGATATATTGCGGATCACATTTCGGCGCACCGCCTCTTCCCATTCGCGAAATCCAAAATCATTATGGATATTAATGATTTGAGGTTCTTGATCATCAATGGACACGCCATATCGCAGACCCTTGTTATGAAACTGCAGGGTGGGTGACACATAGACATGGATATCGACGCTGTCTGCCTGTAAAAAACCGACATCATATTCGAGACGCGGACAGGCATTCCCGGGTGTTTGAGAATCCGCAGTGACCGGGACCGGAGTCACTGCCGAACCGGTGCGCCCGAGGTTCGGCACAGTCTGCCAGCGAACCGGTGCAATATCGATTTTACGTGAAAAATGTGCAGCCTCGATCAATACATGAACCATTGCGTTCAATAAAACCATACTAGTTCTTGCCGTTGCTCATTAGAAATGAAACGGACAGGTGCGTCTATTCGAACAGAATTTTTTCCGCAAATTACGAGTACTTGACCCGTTGTCACATCCTCCGGGACTTTTTCCCAGTCTATAATCACCCATACTCGTTCCTGGGTCTCGATCGGATTCTCAAATTCTGTCACACAAATCCAGGGTGGTGTTTCAATCACGCATTCCAGGGGTTGCCTGCCGCGATTAAAAAGTTCGATATAAAAAGACTGGCGGTTCACCGAATCGAATTCCGGCAGTGCAAGCTTGCGCGAGCCTGTGCTCCATGAATCGGTTCCGGCAACAGAGACACCCAGATCAGCGCGCTCCGGCAAATCAAGCGTTTCAACCTCGGGCGGCACATCCTTTTCCGGCTGCTGCCAGTAGGTATAGCTGATATGGGTCTGGTTCATCATGTTATTCCATTTGCCGTCAAGTAGTTCCTTGTTATAATAATACGACAGGGACGTATCTTTGGCAAAAAGAGTTTGAACTTTTTCTGCGAGCGTATTGGTCAGCGCTCTGCCCTGTTCAGCGTAGAGACGATTCAGGCCAACAGTATAATACATATCATTGAGATTAGCGCAGGCCTTGACCGGATGCAGAACCAGTTGGTAGAACGCGGGCTGCATGGATGCCGGCATTTTTTTATAGAGCATCCGGGCTTTTTCTGCGATTTGATTATAGTCACCGACAATACGTTCGAATTCGCAGTAATGATGAAGACTGTAGGTTTGTGCGGACAAGAGTTCGGGTTTGCGGCGGCTGTTAAATTGGGTATAGGCATCGATGATCTCCGCCACCGGTTGCGCATAATCCGGGCCGAATTGATTCTTCACCCATTCGCGTGTATACTCCGGCAGCCGTTCCGCCGGCCATTCGCCCGGATCCCAGGCATAATCCAGAAAAAATTCAATGGGAAATTCCATGGGCTTTAAATCGCCGACGTTAACCAGCCAGATGCGGTCAACCCCGTATTCATAGGCCAGGTGCATCTGTTCCCAGACCCGTTCGATCTGGGTGGTGTTCAGCCATTTATAGTTTCGCGGTCCGCCCACATAATCAAAATGATAATAGATCCCATAACCGCCGGAACGCGGTGCATCTGACAATTTAGGCAGTTTGCGGATATTCCCCCAATTGTCATCACAGAGCAACAGAGTGACATCATCCGGAACCCGCATGCCCTGATCGTAATAGGCCTGGACCTCCTTGTACAGAGCCCACAACTGCGGGGTTTCGGCAGCGTCTTTTCCGGTCACGTCCTCAATAATCTGCCGCTGGTCCTTTACAATGCGTTCCAGGAGGGCGATATTGGTTTCATCGGACATGGCCTTGTCCCCGTCGCCGCGCATGCCTACAGTGACAATGGTTTCATAATCATGCATGCGTTCAATGCCTTGACGCCAGAATTCACGCAGTCTCTGCCCATTCTTTTCATAATTCCAGGGGCCTTTTCCAGTC
This genomic window from candidate division KSB1 bacterium contains:
- a CDS encoding glycosyl hydrolase 115 family protein gives rise to the protein MRCFFIMILLVLMNAVMLGAVDQRLYVSNLPVKDAFPLTVQNHSAPLVISSNDYKGVLTMAGHLQTDIERVTGVKPGLIQDDLPETGPVVLIGTLGRCQHIDKLVRENKINVAGIAGRWDTFLLQTVKHPFPGIDQALVIAGSNKRATFYGMFDLSAQIGVSPWNWWADVPVAHQAALYVLPGRHTAGTPAVKYRGIFLNDEEPALGRWAVENFGGFYSGFYEKLFQLMLRLKANYLWPAMWWASFNTDDPVNPELADEYGIVMGTTHHEPMNRAHAEWRATGKGPWNYEKNGQRLREFWRQGIERMHDYETIVTVGMRGDGDKAMSDETNIALLERIVKDQRQIIEDVTGKDAAETPQLWALYKEVQAYYDQGMRVPDDVTLLLCDDNWGNIRKLPKLSDAPRSGGYGIYYHFDYVGGPRNYKWLNTTQIERVWEQMHLAYEYGVDRIWLVNVGDLKPMEFPIEFFLDYAWDPGEWPAERLPEYTREWVKNQFGPDYAQPVAEIIDAYTQFNSRRKPELLSAQTYSLHHYCEFERIVGDYNQIAEKARMLYKKMPASMQPAFYQLVLHPVKACANLNDMYYTVGLNRLYAEQGRALTNTLAEKVQTLFAKDTSLSYYYNKELLDGKWNNMMNQTHISYTYWQQPEKDVPPEVETLDLPERADLGVSVAGTDSWSTGSRKLALPEFDSVNRQSFYIELFNRGRQPLECVIETPPWICVTEFENPIETQERVWVIIDWEKVPEDVTTGQVLVICGKNSVRIDAPVRFISNEQRQELVWFY